Proteins from a single region of Rhipicephalus sanguineus isolate Rsan-2018 chromosome 5, BIME_Rsan_1.4, whole genome shotgun sequence:
- the LOC119394838 gene encoding probable ATP-dependent RNA helicase DDX5 — protein MANQLVGVNAGVQLGPPNGPNEPLPPNPLPNADFGDLSEFGKWWYPLQGDGFSAILYFSYQRRATSVDNIRRPGPPNWRETHLQPFERNFYREHFRTAWRSPEAVKEYREKNGITIVNGRGVPKPVLHTYEANFPTCLVEALEANNSTFPPTPVQAQCWPVALKGRDMLAVLGTGAEGKILAYILPAVVHALHQPRREHQPGFLALVLAPTPEEARDIQRVVSKLETYTGVRATCVCSGDSKERQLRDLRRGFDICVATPGRLHTFLKEDKLDIGRCTYLVLDEADRMVDMGFEQQLISIARYVRPDRQTTMWMSRKPRHLYRLVDALLKDYLEIHIGMGQASPDQCVQHVVRVSAESEKEGGLVTLLQDILDGREEAAARKVIVFAETKKRVDDLVSNLQLRDWPVVGLHGGTSDKSRVFALAAFRRGKAPILVATDVAAQQLGLDGGHIVVNYDYPSSAEAYSRRMRYASPSTAHEAGVAFTFLEPDDSRGAREMIGSLRAAKAKVHPELYAIVKTTRQRKRKGVSDM, from the coding sequence ATGGCAAACCAGCTCGTCGGCGTCAACGCTGGAGTGCAGCTGGGTCCTCCTAACGGACCGAACGAGCCGCTGCCGCCCAATCCGCTTCCGAACGCTGACTTCGGAGATTTATCCGAATTCGGGAAGTGGTGGTACCCATTGCAGGGCGATGGCTTCAGTGCGATACTTTACTTCTCGTACCAGAGAAGGGCCACGAGCGTCGACAACATCCGCCGACCTGGACCTCCGAACTGGCGCGAGACGCACCTGCAGCCCTTCGAGAGGAATTTCTACCGCGAGCACTTCAGAACGGCGTGGCGGTCTCCCGAGGCAGTGAAGGAATATCGAGAGAAAAACGGGATAACAATTGTGAATGGACGCGGTGTCCCAAAGCCAGTGCTACACACTTACGAAGCCAACTTCCCCACATGCCTGGTCGAAGCCCTCGAGGCAAACAACTCCACCTTCCCTCCTACACCCGTTCAAGCCCAGTGCTGGCCTGTAGCACTCAAGGGCAGAGATATGCTCGCCGTTCTTGGAACCGGAGCCGAAGGCAAGATCCTGGCTTATATCCTTCCAGCCGTCGTTCACGCCCTACACCAGCCGCGCCGAGAACACCAGCCGGGTTTCCTGGCACTGGTACTGGCTCCAACACCCGAGGAAGCCCGCGACATTCAACGAGTGGTGAGCAAACTCGAAACCTACACTGGCGTCCGTGCTACGTGCGTCTGCTCCGGCGACTCGAAGGAACGACAACTGAGGGATTTGAGACGCGGCTTTGACATCTGCGTCGCGACGCCCGGTCGTCTCCACACGTTCCTCAAGGAGGATAAGTTGGACATCGGACGGTGCACATACCTCGTGTTGGACGAAGCGGACCGAATGGTCGACATGGGGTTCGAGCAGCAGCTCATCTCTATCGCCAGGTACGTCAGGCCTGATCGGCAGACCACGATGTGGATGTCGAGAAAACCGAGGCACCTTTACCGGCTTGTTGACGCGCTGCTGAAGGACTACCTCGAAATTCACATCGGTATGGGTCAGGCCTCGCCAGACCAGTGCGTTCAACACGTAGTCCGCGTCTCTGCGGAGTCTGAGAAAGAGGGCGGACTTGTGACACTCCTTCAGGACATTCTCGATGGGCGAGAGGAAGCGGCAGCCAGAAAAGTGATCGTTTTTGCCGAAACAAAGAAGCGCGTTGACGACCTTGTGTCGAATCTGCAGCTTCGTGACTGGCCCGTCGTCGGCCTCCACGGCGGGACTTCCGATAAGTCGCGGGTTTTTGCACTGGCAGCATTCCGCCGAGGCAAGGCACCCATTCTGGTGGCGACCGATGTGGCCGCGCAGCAACTGGGCTTGGACGGCGGGCACATTGTGGTGAATTATGACTACCCGAGTAGCGCCGAGGCGTACTCAAGACGAATGAGATATGCGTCGCCCTCAACAGCTCATGAAGCTGGTGTGGCGTTCACCTTTCTTGAGCCGGACGATAGCCGAGGTGCCCGTGAAATGATCGGCAGTCTTCGCGCAGCAAAGGCAAAAGTGCACCCGGAACTTTACGCCATCGTAAAGACAACAAGGCAGAGGAAGCGTAAGGGAGTCAGCGACATGTGA
- the LOC119394839 gene encoding probable ATP-dependent RNA helicase DDX5 translates to MANQLVGVNAGVQLGPPNGPNEPQPPEPPPNADVFADLPGFWNRNLSRGDGRLVMLYFAHQRSATSVDIVRRPGPPNWRETHLQPFERNFYREHFRTAWRSPEAVKEYREKNGITIVNGRGVPKPVLHTHEANFPACLVEALEANNSTSSPTPAQAQCWPVALKGRDLLAVLGTGAQDKTLAYILPAIVHVLHQPRQEHHQGFQALVLTPTPEEAREIQRVVGELETYTGVHATCICSGDPKDRQLKDLRRGFEICIATPGRLHMFLKEDTLDIGMCTYLVLDEADRMVDMGFEQQLISIARYVRPDRQTTMWMSRKPRHLYRLVEALLNDYAEIHIGMCRASPDQGVEHVVRVSAESEKEAGLVALVEDILGGPEEATTRKVIVFAETKKRVDDLVHNLRLRDWPVVGIHGGTSDSALVWALAGFRQSKTPILVATDMSTSQLRSDIVRFVVNYDCPSSADAYSRRINHALNSTGQEAGVAYTFLEPNDSRGARQMIGILRAAKAKVPPELYAIAKATRQRKRGVSDM, encoded by the coding sequence GGGCCGAACGAGCCACAGCCGCCCGAACCGCCTCCGAACGCTGACGTCTTCGCGGATTTACCCGGATTCTGGAACAGGAACCTGTCGAGGGGCGATGGCCGACTTGTGATGCTTTACTTCGCGCACCAGAGAAGTGCCACGAGCGTCGACATCGTCCGCCGACCTGGACCTCCGAACTGGCGCGAGACGCACCTGCAGCCCTTCGAGAGGAATTTCTACCGCGAGCACTTCAGAACGGCGTGGCGGTCTCCCGAGGCAGTGAAGGAATATCGAGAGAAAAACGGGATAACAATTGTGAATGGACGCGGTGTCCCAAAGCCAGTGCTACACACTCACGAAGCCAACTTCCCCGCATGCCTGGTCGAAGCCCTCGAGGCGAACAACTCCACCTCCTCTCCCACACCCGCTCAAGCTCAGTGCTGGCCCGTAGCGCTAAAGGGCAGAGATCTACTCGCCGTTCTCGGAACCGGAGCCCAAGACAAGACCCTGGCTTATATCCTACCAGCCATCGTTCATGTCCTACACCAGCCGCGCCAAGAGCACCACCAGGGTTTCCAGGCACTGGTACTGACTCCGACACCCGAGGAAGCCCGCGAGATTCAGCGAGTTGTGGGCGAACTCGAAACCTACACTGGCGTTCATGCTACGTGCATCTGCTCCGGCGACCCGAAGGACCGACAACTGAAGGATCTGAGACGCGGCTTTGAAATCTGCATCGCGACACCCGGTCGTCTCCACATGTTCCTCAAGGAGGACACGTTGGACATCGGAATGTGCACGTACCTCGTCCTGGACGAAGCGGACCGCATGGTCGACATGGGGTTCGAGCAGCAGCTCATATCTATCGCCAGGTACGTCAGGCCTGATCGGCAGACCACGATGTGGATGTCGAGAAAACCGAGGCACCTGTACCGGCTTGTTGAAGCACTGCTGAATGACTATGCTGAAATTCACATCGGAATGTGTCGGGCCTCGCCAGACCAGGGCGTTGAACACGTCGTCCGCGTCTCTGCGGAGTCTGAGAAAGAGGCTGGACTTGTGGCGCTCGTAGAGGACATTCTGGGCGGGCCAGAGGAAGCAACAACCAGAAAGGTCATTGTGTTTGCCGAAACAAAGAAGCGCGTTGACGACCTGGTGCACAACCTGCGGCTCCGTGACTGGCCCGTCGTAGGCATCCACGGCGGGACTTCGGATAGTGCGCTGGTATGGGCGCTGGCAGGATTCCGCCAAAGCAAGACGCCCATCCTGGTGGCGACCGATATGTCCACGAGCCAACTGCGCTCAGACATCGTGCGCTTTGTGGTGAACTATGACTGCCCGAGTAGCGCCGATGCTTACTCGAGACGTATCAACCACGCGCTGAACTCGACAGGTCAAGAGGCTGGTGTGGCTTACACCTTTCTTGAGCCGAACGACAGCCGAGGTGCCCGGCAGATGATCGGCATCCTTCGTGCAGCAAAGGCAAAAGTCCCCCCGGAACTGTACGCGATCGCAAAGGCAACGAGGCAGCGGAAGCGTGGAGTCAGCGACATGTGA